A genomic window from Fusarium oxysporum Fo47 chromosome X, complete sequence includes:
- a CDS encoding S-adenosyl-L-methionine-dependent methyltransferase produces MVASMNSNLECKDHQRDAEFNKAMHGTSAQARGGVAAMFRKGSAAKQAAIDEYFKHWDNKPAENETQKERAARQTEYATLTRHYYNLATDLYEYGWGQSFHFCRFSPSEPFYQAIARHEHYLAYHIGIKEGMKVLDVGCGIGGPAREIAKFTGAYITGLNNNDYQIERATHYAFKEGLSNQLKFVKGDFMQMSFPDNSFDAVYAIEATVHAPTLNGIYSEIFRVLKPGGIFGVYEWLMTDKYDNDNLRHREIRLGIEQGSGISNMCKVSEGLAAIKDSGFKMLHYEDLAERSDALPWFWPVAGELSYIQSIGDIFTIIRMTTWGRTIAHGLAGLLEIFKLAPAGTKKTADSLALAADCLVAGGRDHLFTPMYLMVARKPVA; encoded by the exons ATGGTTGCCTCAATGAACTCCAACCTCGAGTGCAAGGATCACCAGCGCGATGCTGAATTCAACAAAGCTATGCATGGCACCTCAGCCCAGGCTCGAGGTGGCGTTGCTGCCATGTTCCGCAAGGGCAGTGCTGCTAAACAGGCTGCTATCGATGAGTATTTCAAGCATTGGGATAACAAGCCCGCGGAGAATGAGACTCAGAAGGAGCGCGCT GCTCGTCAAACCGAATACGCCACCTTGACCCGACA TTACTACAACCTTGCTACCGATCTATATGAATATGGTTGGGGTCAGTCCTTCCACTTCTGCCGATTCTCTCCGAGTGAGCCTTTCTACCAGGCCATTGCCCGTCATGAGCACTACCTTGCCTACCATATTGGTATTAAGGAAGGTATGAAGGtccttgatgttggttgCGGTATTGGTGGCCCTGCTCGTGAGATCGCCAAGTTCACAGGTGCCTATATTACCGGTCTTAATAATAATGACTACCAAATCGAGCGTGCCACCCACTACGCCTTCAAGGAGGGTCTATCAAATCAGCTTAAGTTCGTCAAAGGTGACTTTATG CAAATGTCTTTTCCTGATAATAGCTTTGATGCTGTCTATGCTATTGAGGCTACCGTACATGCCCCTACCCTGAATGGTATCTATAGCGAGATCTTCCGAGTTCTTAAGCCTGGTGGTATCTTTGGTGTATATGAGTGGCTTATGACTGATAAGTATGATAACGATAACCTCCGCCACCGCGAGATCCGCTTAGGTATTGAGCAGGGTAGCGGCATCTCTAATATGTGTAAGGTCTCTGAGGGACTTGCTGCTATTAAGGATTCTGGCTTTAAGATGCTCCACTATGAGGATCTAGCAGAGCGCTCTGATGCTCTTCCTTGGTTCTGGCCTGTGGCCGGTGAGCTCAGCTATATCCAGTCCATTGGTGATATCTTTACCATTATACGCATGACTACCTGGGGTCGAACTATCGCCCACGGCCTTGCTGGCCTCcttgagatcttcaagcttgcTCCCGCTGGAACCAAGAAGACCGCTGATAGCCTGGCTCTCGCTGCCGACTGTCTAGTCGCTGGTGGTCGGGATCATCTCTTCACCCCCATGTACCTCATGGTGGCTCGCAAGCCTGTTGCGTAA
- a CDS encoding Delta(24(24(1)))-sterol reductase, which translates to MATLAQPSTRKTPPQAPTRRKSPPALSAADISKSKAPTSRTYRKGERIDGWEVGTDPKVSTSNEFEFGGSLGVSCLMIGFPLLMWYMWIGATYYAGKLPLPKEDQSWGEFGRHLVELIYTGAYPSLRAWRIYWTFFIFEAICYCALPGVWAWGKPLPHENGKQLKYLCNCYVSFHFTIVVLAALHFSGLFPLYTFIDEFGPLMSVAILSGFLVAFVAYFSALWRGAQHRMTGYPIYDFFLGAELNPRMFGILDFKMFFMVRIPWFILFGLSCATAARQYERYGYISAEALFLVVAHYLYANACAKGEQLIISSWDIYYEKWGFMLIFWNLAGVPMSYCHCALFLANHHPSEYKWNPITLAAFYVLYFFVYWVWDTTNSQKNGFRAQERNQLVNRKTFPQLPWQTVKNPKTITSSKGDVIMVDGWLGYARKIHYSCDIFFALSWGLITGFKSPFPWFYSVFFTIMAIHRANRDARRCREKYGEAWAQYEHEVPYLYIPYVI; encoded by the exons ATGGCGACCCTCGCCCAACCTTCCACTAG GAAGAcacctcctcaagctcccaCCAGGCGCAAGTCCCCGCCAGCCTTGTCCGCGGCCGATAtctccaagtccaaggcgCCCACCAGCCGCACCTACCGAAAGGGCGAACGCATCGATGGCTGGGAAGTCGGCACTGACCCCAAAGTCAGTACCTCAAATGAGTTCGAATTCGGTGGCAGCCTTGGCGTGTCGTGCTTGATGATAGGTTTTCCCCTGCTTATGTGGTATATGTGGATTGGCGCCACTTACTATGCTGGAAAGCTGCCTCTGCCTAAGGAGGACCAAAGCTGGGGCGAGTTTGGCAGACATTTAGTTGAACTCATCTACACCGGTGCTTACCCTTCTCTCCGCGCTTGGCGTATCTACTGGACTTTCTTTATCTTCGAAGCTATCTGCTACTGTGCCCTGCCGGGCGTTTGGGCCTGGGGGAAGCCTCTACCTCATGAGAATGGAAAGCAGCTGAAGTACTTGTGCAACTGCTACGTCAGCTTCCACTTTACAATTGTCGTTCTGGCCGCCCTCCACTTTAGTGGTCTCTTTCCGCTCTATACTTTTATCGATGAGTTTGGCCCTCTGATGTCGGTGGCTATCCTTAGCGGTTTCCTTGTGGCCTTTGTTGCATACTTCTCTGCTCTTTGGAGAGGCGCCCAGCATCGTATGACAGGGTATCCTATCTATGATTTCTTTCTTGGCGCCGAGCTGAACCCTCGCATGTTTGGTATCCTGGACTTTAAGATGTTCTTTATGGTCCGAATCCCATGGTTTATTCTCTTCGGTCTGAGCTGCGCCACCGCAGCGCGTCAGTACGAGAGGTATGGATACATCTCAGCCGAGGCGCTTTTCTTAGTTGTAGCGCACTATCTCTATGCAAACGCGTGTGCCAAGGGCGAGCAACTCATCATTTCGAGTTG GGATATCTATTACGAGAAATGGGGCTTTATGCTCATCTTCTGGAATCTTGCTGGTGTCCCCATGTCGTACTGTCACTGTGCTCTCTTCCTAGCTAACCACCACCCATCCGAGTATAAGTGGAACCCTATTACGCTCGCGGCCTTTTATGTCCTGTACTTTTTCGTATATTGGGTCTGGGATACGACGAATAGCCAGAAGAATGGCTTCCGCGCCCAGGAGCGCAACCAGCTTGTTAATCGCAAGACCTTTCCCCAGCTTCCGTGGCAGACAGTTAAGAACCCCAAGACCATTACCTCTTCTAAGGGGGATGTGATTATGGTTGATGGCTGGCTTGGCTATGCCCGCAAGATCCACTATTCTTGCGACATCTTTTTCGCCCTCTCCTGGGGCCTGATTACGGGCTTCAAAAGCCCCTTCCCTTGGTTCTACTCCGTCTTTTTTACTATCATGGCCATCCACCGCGCCAACCGCGACGCCCGCCGCTGCCGTGAGAAGTATGGCGAGGCTTGGGCCCAATACGAGCACGAGGTTCCCTACCTTTATATCCCT TACGTTATCTAG
- a CDS encoding NmrA-like family-domain-containing protein: MCHSLIPCRQCDERQPKCYNCERSRIYVCDGFENNSTASGSTLPLLESPEASERFSIRGICRDIEKPSAKRLKASGVEVVSADLSSESDVRRVLTRASVVFLVTAYSSNSCNKKIEIDQGKNVARVSKVARSVNIFSSLLSVTESTNGQLKHAQEFDSKAEVERFIRQLEKPATFVLPGFYMSLFTPGQYLTRSRQDAQLLQLEEPVSTSSTKFPLIDIDKTLVVLLSRHHLRETRSSESGCVTREVPDDEFLSQRPVSGSNTTERQIEILDMYRFMRGPAYYLNGSLEMNQNIVGGLLVTYEEFVRNGGLT, from the exons ATGTGTCATTCACTTATCCCATGCCGTCAGTGCGACGAGCGCCAGCCGAAATGCTACAACTGCGAACGATCTCGAATTTACGTGTGTGATGGTTTCGAAAATAACAGCACCGCGTCAGGCTCTACTCTTCCACTCTTAGAGTCTCCGGAAGCTTCCGAAAGATTCAGTATTCGGGGCATATGTCGCGACATTGAGAAACCCTCCGCCAAGCGTCTGAAAGCAAGTGGAGTGGAGGTGGTATCG GCGGATCTATCCTCAGAAAGCGATGTCAGAAGGGTTCTCACAAGAGCCAGTGTCGTATTCCTCGTAACGGCCTACTCTAGCAACTCTTGCAATAAGAAAATCGAAATCGACCAGGGCAAGAACGTTGCAAGAGTGTCAAAGGTAGCGAGAAGTGTGAAT ATCTTCAGCTCACTTTTATCTGTGACCGAGA GCACAAATGGGCAACTGAAACATGCCCAAGAATTTGACAGTAAAGCGGAAGTTGAACGATTCATCCGTCAACTTGAGAAACCTGCCACATTTGTTCTTCCGGGATTTTACATGAGTCTATTTACTCCGGGCCAGTATTTAACCAGGTCGCGCCAAGATGCTCAGCTCCTGCAGCTCGAAGAGCCTGTCTCGACAAGCTCTACAAAGTTCCCCCTCATCGACATTGATAAGACATTGGTCGTTCTGTTGTCGCGGCATCACTTAAGAGAGACTCGTTCCTCGGAAAGCGG ATGCGTGACTAGAGAGGTTCCTGATGATGAGTTTCTTAGTCAGAGACCTGTCTCAGGATCAAACACTACGGAGAGGCAGATTGAGATTCTCGATATGTATCGATTTATGCGAGGACCAGCTTATTACCTTAATGGAAGCTTAGAGATGAATCAGAAC ATTGTTGGCGGCTTGCTGGTCACATATGAGGAGTTTGTGAGAAATGGAGGGCTGACTTAG
- a CDS encoding amino acid/polyamine transporter I, translating into MSASEDSQNLAVEHQLSPGHPAPVEKRADLTDGDGDGDGDHILESLGYVPELQRNRSTLQVAFMAFVLASIPYGLSTTLSNPITTGGPANIIWGWLAVSALIVCVALSLGEITSVYPVAGGVYYQTFMLAPMRWRREAAWICGWLYVIGNISITLSVIFGTTVFLVSCINVFESSPGVGVLAGEPYQVFLIFVGLTLLSNAVSALGNKWLPWLDTAAIFWTFAGVIAIIITVLVMAKDGRRDASWVFTHFENNSGWTDGWAFCVGLLHAAYATSSTGMILSMCEEVRKPDVQVPKAMVLTVCINTVAGMLFLIPITFILPDLKYLADLASAQPIPPTIKAAVGSSGGAFALLIPIIVLGIICGIGCITASSRCIWAFARDGAMPGSKWWVIVNKRLDVPLNAMMLSMVIQLLLGLIYFGSSAAFNAFANVGVLTLNAAYATPVVINLLTKRRQVKNAKFPLGKLGYLANFVAVAWSILAIPLFCMPLRLPVTVVSVNYASVVFAASCLVSGVWYWVWGHKNYTGPPTNA; encoded by the exons ATGAGTGCTTCTGAAGACTCTCAAAATTTGGCTGTGGAACATCAACTTTCACCCGGGCATCCAGCTCCAGTCGAGAAACGCGCCGACCTGaccgatggcgatggcgatggcgatggcgacCACATCCTCGAAAGCCTTGGCTACGTGCCCGAGCTGCAGCGTAATCGATCGACTCTTCAGGTTGCCTTCATGGCCTTCGTGCTGGCTTCGATCCCTTACGGACTATCGACGACCCTTAGCAATCCCATCACGACTGGAGGTCCAGCCAATATAATCTGGGGCTGGCTAGCTGTCTCGGCTCTTATTGTCTGTGTGGCCTTATCGCTCGGAGAGATCACCAGCGTGTATCCTGTCGCCGGAG GTGTCTATTATCAGACCTTCATGCTAGCACCGATGCGTTGGCGCCGTGAGGCTGCTTGGATCTGCGGTTGGCTCTATGTTATTGGCAACATTAGTATCACGCTCTCTGTCATTTTCGGTACTACCGTGTTTCTGGTCTCGTGTATCAACGTTTTCGAATCATCGCCTGGGGTTGGTGTTCTTGCTGGAGAACCCTATCAAGTCTTTCTTATCTTCGTCGGCCTCACTTTACTTAGCAACGCCGTGTCAGCGCTTGGAAACAAATGGCTTCCTTGGTTGGAT ACTGCTGCCATCTTTTGGACTTTTGCAGGTGTTAttgctattattataaccgTTCTCGTCATGGCTAAAGATGGAAGACGCGATGCTAGCTGGGTGTTTACCCATTTCGAAAATAACTCTGGCTGGACTGATGGCTGGGCTTTTTGTGTGGGACTTCTCCACGCAGCATATGCGACCTCGTCAACAGGCATGATTCTCTC CATGTGCGAAGAAGTCCGAAAGCCTGATGTGCAGGTTCCCAAAGCCATGGTTCTGACTGTTTGTATCAACACGGTCGCCGGCATGCTATTCCTTATTCCCATTACCTTCATTCTTCCTGATCTCAAATACCTCGCCGACCTCGCCTCTGCGCAACCCATACCCCCGACCATTAAGGCTGCTGTCGGCTCATCGGGTGGAGCGTTCGCATTGTTGATTCCTATCATCGTCCTCGGCATCATCTGTGGTATCGGCTGTATCACCGCTTCTTCTCGCTGTATTTGGGCCTTTGCTCGCGATGGAGCCATGCCAGGCTCTAAGTGGTGGGTTATTGTTAACAAGCGACTTGATGTTCCTCTCAATGCTATGATGCTAAGTATGGTGATTCAACTTCTCCTGGGTCTCATCTATTTTGGCTCTTCGGCAGCTTTTAACGCCTTTGCAAACGTTGGCGTCCTAACTCTCAACGCGGCCTACGCAACGCCAGTCGTTATCAACCTCTTGACGAAGAGACGGCAAGTCAAAAATGCCAAGTTTCCCCTCGGTAAGCTTGGGTATCTTGCCAATTTCGTGGCTGTCG CATGGTCCATTCTCGCAATCCCTCTTTTCTGCATGCCTTTGCGTCTACCTGTAACAGTTGTTAGCGTTAACTATGCCTCTGTCGTGTTTGCCGCGTCTTGTCTAGTCTCGGGTGTTTGGTACTGGGTTTGGGGACACAAGAACTACACTGGACCACCTACCAATGCTTAG
- a CDS encoding ABC-2 type transporter yields the protein MDDQMSHLVRRYTSQSHSPSILVPSKPDGPLDPNSEKFDARKWARAYYNLRSDLSGDAPPRTSSIAFRGLSVHGYGTPTDFQKTIGNVFLEGITMFKRLLGQKQQRINILHNLEGVVQPGEMLAVLGPPGSGCSTLLKLIAGDTHGLHVSQQANINYQGITPKEMKTAFRGEAIYTAEIDAHFPHMTVGDTLYFAARARCPRTIPSNTTRREYAEHLRDVTMTMFGIQHTKDTRVGDDFIRGVSGGERKRVTIAEAALSHSPLQCWDNSTRGLDSANALEFCRTLRIQADILDSTACVSLYQASQDAYNVFDKVIVLYDGRQIFFGRTDQAKTYFENLGFICPEQQTTADFLTSMTSHQERIIRPGWEGKTPRSADEFAAAWKDSEARRLLNNEIDQYMETYQFHGEHYEKFLTSRRQDQASSQRSHSPFTISYTDQTMLTLWRSWLLLKGDPSTSITMLVTNVCNALIIGSIFYNLPSDSNSISRRGVLLFFLVLTNAFASILEIMTLYAKRKIVEKHARYALYHPSAESLSAMICDLPYKIVNCLLSNITLYFMTNLRREPGPFFFFLLNMFFITLTMSMMFRLLGSLTKTIAQSLAPASVILLIIMLYTGFAIKVQNMQVWLAWLRWLNPAHYAFESMMVNEFVGRTFDCVMFVPSGTGYEGVGSEQRVCSVAGAEPGADIVSGTAYLKTSYGYINAHKWRNFGIMIVFMIFFMALHLIATELIASERSKGEVLVFTRKAMRQGKTPSKQDVESQAPKESTPISKENGSPASFQSQKSVFHWSNVCYTVKVKDEDRRILDNVDGWVKPGTLTALMGVSGAGKTTLLDVLASRVTMGVISGSMLIDGHPRDLSFQRKTGYVTQQDLHLHTSTVREALTFSALLRQPDTYSAEDKVEYVDTVIDLLDMQEYSDAIIGVPGQGLNVEQRKRLTIGVELAARPQLLLFLDEPTSGLDSQTSWSICNLMEKLTQNGQAILCTIHQPSAMLFQRFDRLLLLAKGGKTVYFGDIGKSSHVLVDYFVRNGGPQLPSGANPAEYMLEVIGAAPGAHTSVDWPNVWRESPEYQQVQAELQRLGSSTTSPPTENTSSSYSEFAAPFSLQLKEVLRRVFQQYWRSTSYIYSKAFLSIGAALFIGLSFLNVSNTQSGLQNQMFGVFIFLTVFSQLVDQTLPIFVSQRSMYEARERPAKSYSWKAFFGANIIVEMFWNTVMAIFSFLLWYFPMGLYRNARETGAEHSRATLVFLFIWLFFVFTTSFTFLIIAGIDSYEVAGGIVGLLTIIMFAFNGVLAGPGTMPSFWIFMYRVNPFTYFVEGFLGTAVAKASARCASNELLTFKPPNGSTCGDYMQDYISSADGFLVDAGSTTECQFCPISNTDNFLGVVNIFFENRWRDWGILWAFIVFNIVVATFLYWLARVPKNKKTKKE from the exons ATGGATGATCAAATGTCCCACCTGGTTAGGCGGTACACTTCGCAATCCCATTCTCCGAGTATCTTGGTCCCGAGCAAGCCAGACGGACCCCTTGATCCCAATAGCGAAAAGTTCGACGCAAGGAAATGGGCCAGGGCATACTACAATCTGCGAAGCGATCTGAGTGGTGATGCTCCCCCTCGAACCAGCAGCATCGCATTCCGCGGCTTGAGCGTTCACGGTTATGGCACGCCCACCGACTTCCAGAAAACCATCGGAAATGTGTTTCTCGAGGGTATCACCATGTTCAAGCGACTGCTAGGACAGAAGCAACAAcgcatcaacatccttcACAACCTGGAAGGAGTTGTGCAGCCGGGAGAGATGCTAGCCGTCCTAGGTCCGCCAGGTTCAGGCTGCTCTACACTGCTGAAGCTCATCGCCGGTGATACTCATGGTCTTCATGTCAGCCAACAGGCGAACATTAACTACCAGGGTATCACCCCCAAGGAGATGAAGACTGCTTTCAGGGGGGAAGCTATCTACACGGCCGAGATTGATGCTCATTTTCCCCACATGACCGTTGGGGATACCCTCTACTTCGCCGCCCGAGCCCGCTGCCCGAGGACTATTCCTTCCAATACGACTCGCCGCGAGTATGCTGAGCACCTTCGAGATGTCACAATGACTATGTTCGGAATCCAGCACACAAAGGACACaagagttggtgatgatttcATCCGAGGAGTTAGTGGTGGCGAAAGAAAGCGAGTCACTATCGCAGAAGCTGCCCTTAGTCATTCACCTCTTCAGTGCTGGGACAATAGCACACGAGGACTTGATAGTGCTAATGCGTTGGAATTTTGCCGCACGCTGCGAATTCAAGCCGACATCTTGGACAGCACAGCTTGCGTCTCGCTTTATCAAGCCTCGCAGGATGCATACAAC GTCTTTGACAAGGTCATCGTCTTGTATGATGGCCGTCAGATCTTCTTTGGTAGAACTGATCAAGCCAAAACATACTTTGAGAACCTCGGATTCATTTGCCCTGAGCAACAGACAACTGCAGACTTCCTTACCTCGATGACAAGCCACCAGGAGCGTATCATTCGCCCAGGCTGGGAGGGAAAGACTCCTCGAAGTGCTGACGAGTTTGCGGCAGCTTGGAAGGACAGCGAAGCCCGCCGTCTCTTGAACAATGAGATCGATCAGTATATGGAAACCTACCAGTTTCACGGCGAGCATTACGAGAAATTCCTGACTTCGCgacgtcaagatcaagccTCTTCTCAACGGAGCCACTCGCCTTTCACGATCTCATACACGGATCAGACGATGTTGACGCTCTGGCGCAGCTGGCTCTTGCTCAAAGGCGATCCTAGCACATCCATCACCATGCTTGTCACCAACGTCTGTAAcgctctcatcatcggcagCATTTTCTACAACCTACCTTCTGATTCCAACAGTATATCTCGCAGAGGTGtcctccttttcttccttgtTCTCACCAACGCCTTCGCAAGCATTCTGGAGATTATGACCCTGTATGCTAAACGCAAGATTGTGGAAAAACACGCTCGGTATGCTCTATACCACCCTAGCGCTGAGAGTCTGTCCGCCATGATATGCGATTTGCCATATAAGATCGTCAATTGCCTCCTGAGCAATATTACGCTGTATTTCATGACGAATCTGCGACGTGAGCCGGGCccctttttcttctttctcctcaaCATGTTCTTCATCACTCTGACCATGTCGATGATGTTTCGGCTACTCGGATCTCTTACAAAGACGATTGCACAATCTCTTGCGCCTGCTTCTGTTATCCTTCTGATCATCATGCTGTACACCGGTTTCGCTATCAAGGTGCAAAACATGCAGGTttggcttgcttggctgAGGTGGCTTAATCCTGCTCACTATGCGTTTGAGTCGATGATGGTGAATGAATTCGTGGGCCGCACATTCGATTGTGTTATGTTCGTTCCATCAGGCACTGGATACGAAGGCGTTGGCTCGGAACAGCGCGTCTGTTCTGTTGCAGGTGCAGAACCTGGTGCCGATATTGTTTCTGGAACGGCATACCTGAAAACTTCATACGGCTATATCAACGCGCACAAATGGAGGAACTTTGGCATCATGATCGTATTCATGATTTTCTTCATggctcttcatctcatcgcCACCGAGTTAATTGCCTCAGAGAGATCGAAAGGTGAGGTGTTGGTGTTCACCCGGAAGGCCATGCGCCAGGGTAAGACGCCATCTAAACAAGACGTCGAGTCCCAGGCCCCGAAGGAAAGTACGCCCATCTCAAAGGAGAACGGCAGTCCGGCATCTTTCCAGTCCCAGAAGTCAGTCTTTCACTGGTCAAACGTGTGCTATACCGTGAAAGTGAAGGACGAAGATCGACGCATCCTCGATAATGTTGATGGGTGGGTGAAGCCCGGAACATTGACTGCTCTTATG GGTGTATCTGGCGCTGGCAAGACGACACTCCTTGATGTGCTAGCAAGCAGGGTCACGATGGGTGTTATCTCAGGTTCCATGCTTATCGACGGGCACCCCCGTGACCTTTCTTTCCAGCGCAAAACCGGCTATGTGACACAACAAGACTTGCATCTTCATACCTCTACAGTCCGAGAAGCATTAACATTTAGTGCTCTACTCCGCCAGCCTGATACTTATAGTGCCGAGGATAAGGTTGAGTACGTAGATACCGTCATTGACCTCCTTGATATGCAAGAATACTCAGATGCTATCATTGGTGTCCCTGGACAGGGCCTCAATGTGGAGCAGCGCAAGAGGCTGACCATAGGGGTTGAACTCGCTGCTCGTCCTCAACTCTTACTCTTTCTCGACGAGCCGACTTCAGGACTTGATAGTCAGACTTCCTGGTCCATCTGCAACCTGATGGAAAAGCTTACTCAGAACGGTCAAGCGATTCTCTGTACGATCCATCAGCCATCAGCCATGTTGTTCCAACGCTTCGACCGTTTGTTATTGCTGGCCAAGGGAGGCAAGACTGTATACTTCGGAGATATTGGCAAAAGTTCTCACGTTCTTGTTGATTATTTCGTTCGAAACGGCGGTCCACAGCTACCCTCTGGCGCTAACCCAGCTGAATATATGCTGGAAGTCATTGGCGCTGCCCCTGGAGCTCACACAAGCGTCGATTGGCCCAACGTCTGGCGTGAATCGCCCGAATACCAGCAAGTACAGGCCGAACTCCAGCGCCTTGGTTCTTCCACAACATCTCCGCCGACCGAGAACACCTCATCTAGCTACTCCGAGTTTGCTGCACCTTTCTCCTTGCAGCTCAAGGAGGTTCTCCGACGAGTCTTTCAGCAATATTGGCGGAGTACCTCTTACATCTACTCCAAGGCTTTCCTTTCTATCGGCGCG GCTCTGTTCATTGGTCTCTCGTTCTTGAACGTGAGCAACACTCAAAGCGGATTACAGAACCAGATGTTCGGTGTCTTTATCTTCCTTACCGTTTTCAGTCAACTCGTCGACCAAACTTTGCCAATTTTTGTTTCTCAGCGCAGCATGTATGAAGCCCGCGAACGTCCTGCGAAATCCTACTCTTGGAAAGCTTTCTTCGGGGCCAATATCATCGTTGAAATGTTCTGGAACACG GTCATGGCGATATTTAGTTTTCTTCTCTGGTACTTCCCAATGGGTCTTTATCGCAATGCTCGCGAAACCGGCGCAGAACACTCCCGTGCCACGCTagtctttctcttcatctggctcttctttgtctttacCACCAGCTTTACATTTCTCATCATTGCTGGTATCGACAGTTACGAAGTTGCGGGTGGTATTGTTGGGCTTCTGACTATTATCATGTTTGCATTTAACGG TGTTCTTGCCGGACCTGGAACCATGCCTAGCTTCTGGATTTTCATGTATCGTGTCAACCCTTTCACGTATTTTGTCGAAGGCTTCCTTGGGACAGCCGTCGCAAAGGCTTCGGCTCGGTGTGCTTCCAACGAACTCTTGACCTTCAAGCCTCCCAACGGTTCGACCTGCGGAGACTACATGCAGGACTACATCTCCTCCGCCGACGGTTTCCTTGTCGATGCCGGGTCTACCACTGAGTGTCAATTCTGTCCCATCTCTAATACTGACAACTTCCTTGGGGTTGTCAATATCTTCTTTGAGAACCGATGGAGAGACTGGGGGATTCTATGGGCATTTATCGTCTTCAACATTGTTGTCGCAACATTCCTTTACTGGCTGGCAAGAGTgccaaagaacaagaagaccaagaaagAGTGA